Sequence from the Synechococcales cyanobacterium T60_A2020_003 genome:
ATTGATAGAGTCTGGGAGTGATGGAGTACGGGAGTGATGACTTTAGCTTCTCCGTGAAAGCCCCGCACTCTGCCGAAGGCGAGTGTCGGGATGAAAGCGGGGCGGTTGCGAGTCCCCCTTGCAGCTATGCCAAGCAATCGCGGGGCGGCGGAGAGGGGAGACGAGCAAACCGCCAGCCTGGTATAATTGGCTAAGCATCGCAGGGTTGATTTCCCCTGATAGGTACGCTTTCGACCGACAACTGGAGTTGACCGACCCGTAGGCCTAGGCCGCAAGTCTCCCGTTTCCAAGGTTGCAATAGAGAGCATTTTTGAAACAGCACAGCAAACCTCCTTGGTGGAAAAAATTGTCAACAGTGGGGCTGGGCGTCTTCCTCACTATAAAAAGCTCGAACCCGGTAACCAGTGGTAGAACACTTCCGGTGGGAGAAGCCCGCACCGTATGTTTGCATCGGTGTCGGGAGTACGTCACAACACCCCATTACTCCGTTACCCCATCACCCCGCCTGCCCCATATACATCACCCCCGAAATACAACCCGTCATCAACGTGGCTAAGGTTGCAGCCCAAAGCGCTTTCCAGGAAACGGCTGTGATCAGCGATCGCTGCATGGGCGCAAGAGCACAGAAGCCACCGACGAAAATGGCGAGGGAGGGGAGATGGGCAAAGCCGCAGAGGGTGTAACTTAGAACCAAAACAGCGCGATCGCTCAATAGATTCTCGGCGGAAAGTTGGGCGATCGCTTGGTAGGAGGGAATTTCGGTGAGCAGGAGGCGTTGACCGACGAGGACGGACGATTGCCATAACTCCGGCCAACTCACGGAAACTCCGGTGAGGAAGGTGAGCGGTAAGAACAGCATTCCCAGCAGGTTTTGCAGGGAGATTACCGAAAAGAATTGACCGATGGCGCGAATGAAACCATTGCTGCTGGTGGAAAGCTCCGCCAAACTGACGAACACGCCGTTCACCATGGCAACCAGTCCCAACACGGCAATCAACAGCGCCGCGATCGCCACGGCCAGCCGCACACCATCGAGGGAACCCACGATCAAACTTTCCATGGGGCTTTGGTTTTGCGCCTCTTCATCCAGGATTTCGTCGGGCAAGGCTCCCAAGGTTTTCGGCGTATCAGCTTCGGGAACTAGAATTTTGGAGACGACGAAGCAGGCGGGAATGCTCAGAATTGAGGCGGAGATGAGGTGTCCGGTGATGGTGGGGAAGGTGGGGCGCAAAAATCCGGCGTAGAGTGCCAGCACCGTCGAGGCAATCGACCCAAAGCAGCAGGTTAACACCGTGCAAAACTCGCTGCGGGTGAGGGTGGGTAAAAATGGCTTGATGGCGATCGCTGATTCTATGCCGACAAAAATATTGGCAGATCCGGCCATTGCTTCGGCACCGCTAATCTCTAACCAGCGATGAAAAAAGCGGGCAAAGGCACGCACAACGGGCTGAATTAATCGCAGGTTATACAGGAGTGCCAGGAGCGCGGAGAAGAATACGACCTGAGGCAGGGTGCGAAAGGCAAAGATGAATCCCAGGTTCAAATTATCGGGTATGAGGCGATCGCCCGGAACCGGAGCATAGGCGGGGGTAATGGCTCTGGCGATCCAGCGTCCGGCGACGGCTGGCCCCGGAACGTTGCTAAGATCGGGAACCAGGGCAGACCCAAACAGGAAACGAGCACCTGCTTCCGAGGCATCCAGAACACCGTTGACGCTGGTATTGATCACTACAAAGACCACACGCATGGGGGGGGGATGAGAAAAATTAGCCCTCCCATCAGAAGTTGCAGACCAATGCCCCAGGCCACCAATTTCCAGGAAATTATGCGACGATCTTCAGAACCTAGCCATGCAATAAAGCACAGCCCACCAATACCGACGAGGGAGAGGATATTTAGCATAATCCGTGATGCTACCCCGGCTTGAACGACGTTGAAGCGTTGCTGCGTTAAGTAACAGCACTCTCAGTAGATGACAAAGCCTAACGACTCTGTTTGATGGACACCCTGCACTAAGAAAATAGCCGAAAATGGGCATGGAAGTTCACATAGAGGCTCCTGAAAGTTTATTAGGATCTCTATAGTGCGTTTATTTCTGCTTTAGGTTAGTTCCCGACCAGATGGGATAAATCGGCAACTAATTTGTAACTAAATTTAACAAAATCGGCCTAGATTTTCTCATGACCGTTACACCCTACTCTCGGCAACGTTTCCAAACTCGTGAAGAGCTGTATCAATTTTTGAATCGCTGTCACAAAGAATCGATTCGCGACCGCCGCTCAAAGATTGCAAGCTTTTCCTGTGAGCTAGATTCCATTGATCCCCTGATTGCCCTTCAAGAATTGGGAACACCCGACACCATTTATTTCTATTTTGAAAACGGTCAACGGCAGGAAACGATCGCCGCCATTGGAACCGCCGCCTATCAGAATATTCAAGGTTCACGACGGGTTGATGCGGCCTATGAATTTATCCAAGAGTGCATGGAATCTGTGGTTTCTAATGGATTGGATAGTCCGTTTGCAGGTGCCTATTTTTTCTGTAGCCTCACGTTTTTTGATCAGCCGCGATCGCCCGTTTCCTCATTTTTTACCTCCAACATTTTTCTACCTCGCTGGCAAATTTCACGCCATCACGAGCGCTGCATTGTAACTGCAAACTTACCGATTCATGCCCAAAGCAATGTGCAGAATCAGACGGATTTAGTGTGGTCACACTTACAGCGTCTTCAGGTGTTGCGCCATCGTACACTAACCTCCTCGCGCCTTGATTTCAGAAAGAATGCCGGGCGATCGCAGCGAATTCAAAATCTATCAAATCTTGACAGTTTCAAGCGAGCCGTAACCTCGATTCTGACCCGCATCCAAACCCAGGAGCTTGAAAAGGTTGTGCTGGCCCATGCGATGGATATTCAAGAGCGATCGCCCTTTTCGGCGGTGCGATCGCTAAAAAACCTGCGGCGACTCTACCCCGATTGCTACATTTTTTCCACAGGGAATGGAAACGGGCAAAGTTTTATTGGTGCAAGCCCAGAACGACTGCTCAGCATTCGCGATCGCACCCTGATTGTTGACGCTCTGGCCGGGTCGGCTCCCCGTGGCAGCAGTTTATCTGAAGATGCAGAATACGCCAATCACCTGTTGAGTAGCGATAAGGAGCGGCGCGAACATCAGCTTGTGGTGCAATTTATTCAGCAGCAATTAGCACAACACGGTATTGCGGCAACGGCACCAGACTCACCAACGTTGCTCCAGCTTTCCAACATTCAGCATTTACACACGCCCATTTGCGGCACCGTTCCCCCGATGCTGAACCCGTTAGATTTACTGGCCTCGCTGCATCCCACCCCGGCAGTGGCGGGTATTCCAAGAGAGCAAGCATTCCAGGCCATCCAAACCCACGAATCCTTTGAGCGATCGCTCTATGCGGCTCCCCTGGGCTGGCTGGATCACCATGGCAATGGCGAGTTTGTGGTGGGGATTCGCTCGGCGTTGCTGTCAGGGTGTCGGGCGCAGCTGTATGCGGGAGCAGGCATTGTGGCTGGCTCGAACCCGGAGCAAGAAGCGTCCGAAATCCAACTGAAGCTGCAAGCTCTCTTGCAAGCCCTGGATTAGGCATGTGACACTCCACAATCCGGAAAGCGGGATGCATCGGTTACGGCATTTCTCTTGCAGGATTTGGACAGAACTGTGGCCTAGGAAGGCGATCGCCCATGACCTTTTCAGATGAACCCGATCTCCGCTTGGAGCTTCAAACGAATGCTGATACCTCGGCGGCGGATCTGGCGGCGGGTCTGCAAGACTGGCTAGACCTGGGATTGTTAGATGATGCAGGAATCAATGCTGTCTTGGCGGTTACCCCCGATCATCCGGCGCTGCTCACGGGGTTGGAACACTGGCTACAACGAGGCTTGCTGTCAGAACAGGCGATCCGGACTCTGTGCGAAGCCCATTTGGTCTGTGCGATCGCCCCCGTTGTGTCACCAGGCTCTACCGGAGCGAGCGGCGATTTTCTACCCTTCGATGAAAACGAATCGACGGCTTCATCCACCCCGCAAAAGCCGATTCTTAAGGGGCGATCGCCTAACGTTCGCCTCAGAGAGAAACCGGAAATCGCACCGTCCTGGTTGGCGCGGATGGCTCAATCCCTGATGGCGGAACTCAGCGTGTTGTGGGTGCTGCTGTTGGGTATTGCGCTGGTGGTGCTGTCGTCGGGGGTGATTGCGGCGCAGCAGTGGCGGAACGTTCCCCCTGTGGGTCAATACAGCATTTTGTGGGTGTACACCCTGATGTTTGGCGGGGTGGGGCTGTGGTTGCAGCGGCGTCCGAGGGTGCAGCTTACGGCGCAGGCGTTGCAGTGGGTGGCGGTGCTGCTGCTTCCGGTGAATATGGTGGCAATCGACCGGATTGGGTTTGGGAGTGGATCTCACCTGCTCGTGATGGCGATCGCCACGCTGACCTTAACAGGACTGACGCTACTCATTTTTCAACGGCTAGGGCAGATTCCCTGGTTGGGACGCTTAAATTATCTAGCCCTGAGCTATCTGCACTGGGGGTGGCACAGTGCCCAATGGGCGATCGCTGCTGTGTATGGGGGCATCGTGCTGACGGGGATATTGACGGTAGTTCAAACGCGACGAAGGGCTGATCCCTCAGACCGTTCAAGACAATCCGTGTTCCATACCGGACTGCTGATCTACGGTATTTTGGTATTGCTGGGGCGATCGCTTTTTATCGAACAGTTGCCATTTACTGCGTTTGCACTGGCGATCGGACTTTGCGGTGCTTTGATTGCCTGGAATGCCCAGTTTTCCATCCAGTCTCCAGAATCCCCAACGCAAGTATTGCCCGTGTTAATGCGACCGTTGACCTGGGAATGGGTTGGCGGTGGCCTGATTTTTCTGGGGTGGTTAATCGCTGTGGATGATGCTCCAGCCCAGGCGATCGCCCTCAGTGGCCTTGGATTTTGGTTCTTTGGGCGGCGCTACCTGCGATCCAATGCCGTTGCCGACTGGCTGATGCTGGGAATCATCGGGATTCAGCTTCATGGTCTGGTGTGGGCTGTGCTGTCGTCGTCACTGCGGCAAACCCTCCTCACTATCGCCACCCAAGCCACCGGAACCGAGGAAACCCCCTGGACTTTGTTAGGTCTGGTTTTCCTACCGTTTCTGGCAGTAATGCTAATCCTGACCGTGCGAGTTCACCGCGATCGCCCCTCACCAACCCTGCTGCACTGGCTGATGTTTGGCTTTGGCACGGTGCTGGTGGGGCTAAGTTTGGCGAATCCTGCGACGCGATCGCTCAATGGCATGGCCTCCACCGTACTCCTGGGCGTAACCACCGTTCGTTATCTGAATCAGGAAGGCGATCGCCCACGGGCAGAGGCGGAATCAAGGCAGATTTTGCCAGACTTTACGGCTCAACCTCTGATCTATTTGACCCACCTGGCCAGTGTACTGACCGCTTTATCCTGCGTCGATTGGGCATTTCCCGCGTTGGGCGTGATTCCGTGGGCACAAATAGTCCTCGCGTTGGCAGTCCTGGAATGGGGGGTGAGCTACGGACTGGCCCAGCGCAGCACGCCACCCGCCCGATCGACTGCTCAAGCGAGTGCTTGGACGTTGGGAATCTGGCTAGCGATCGCCTGTTATGCCCTCTTATTGAGTAACGCGATCGCCGAATCTTTTGGATCGAGTCAAACCTTGGGGCGGGCGACGGATTCGGTCGATTGGGGGATGCTGTGGCTGGTCGTTCTGGCTGTCTTAACCATCTTGGGAAGCCGATCCATTGTTCCGCAGCAGCGGCGATCGCTCTGGCTGAGTACCCTGAGTCTACTCGTATTACCCCCGTTAACGATTTTTTCAGACACCTGGAGGCTCTGGAGTTTGGCGATCGCCACCGGGCTGATGATCGCCAATTCCGTGTATCTCCAGAAAACCCTGGCCAGCGCGATCGCCCTTGGGTTTGCGCTGATCTGGATTGTGGCGAGTTTGAACGACGGCATTTTCGGCATTCCCCCCGTCCAAGGCGATGGCTGGCTGGTCGTTTGGGTCGTCTTGATTGCGGGGCTGTGGGGACTCCGATTTGCCATGCACAGACTGACTCATCCCCTCGCCCAAATCTATAAACCTGCGGCGGATGGTTGGGCGATCGCTTTAATGATCCTGGTATTACTAGATTTTGGCGATCGCGCTTTCTATGACTTCCCCGATCCCGCTTCTCCGCCCACAACTACCTTACTCGCCCTCGTTGGACTCATGGGCGCGATCGCCTTTCGCCACTGGCAGCAGGCCACCCACTGGACGCTGGTTTGTGGGGCGATCGCTTTAGAACTCTTTGTGATTCAAGCAATGCCCCTGGTGACAATGGCTCCCTCTCCCTTGGTTGTGGCGAATGTGGGGCTGGGGTTAGGTTGGGTCTTGGCTGGGGAACGGCAAACCACCCTCCGGGCAAGCTGGAACGCGATTCCCCTGGGATATGCCCTTCTGGCCTTTGGATTCCGCCTCGATCAGTTTGCACCTTGGACAGGCTGGACAACCCTCGGCATTGCTTTAATCGTGATGGCGGTAGGGCGACGGGGACAATCATGGAAACCGCTGACCTACGTGGGATTAGCCATTTTCTCCGCTGGCGTGTACGAAATTGCCGCTGCCCTCGCGCCGGACTCGGAGGGCGATCGCGCTGTGGTGATGGCCGCTGCCTCGGTTGCGCTGCTGGGTGTGTATCGATTGGGCGATCGCTGGATGACCTCCTATCTTGCCCTTGCGCCTCAATCTCTGACCCTAGGGGCACATCTCCACTGGCTGATCGGCAGTGTGGCCTTAATTGCCGCCATTCCCCATCCTATTCGTCACCTTTCTGCCCTTGCCCTCCTTACCGGATTTCTGCTCACCGGATACGCCCTCGAACAGGGACGACATCAAGAAGGGCGATCGCCCGATCTCTGGGTGTATCTGGGAATCTTGGAAGCCTGTGGGCTGATCGTCTACCTGGTCGATCAAGTGTTACCCGAAACAGTCGTCCAGAGTTTGGTGCCGTGGATCGGGGCGATCGCCGCTGGAATTGCGTCGGGTTTCTACCTGGCTCCGTGGGAAACCTGGGGATGGAATGCGCGTCCCTGGCGACGAGCAGCCGTTGCATTACCGCTGGGTGCGATCGCCCTCACCCTAGATCGCGTTCATCCCGGCAGTCTCCTCATCGCCGCAGGGTGCTACACCCTCCTCGCTCAACTGCGCCACCAGGTACGCCTAACTTACATCAGCATCATTTCGGTGAATTGGGCGATCGCTCAGTGGGTTAGGGATGGCGCACTGGATCGCCCGATGCTCTACGCCAGCCTTGCCGGACTCTCCCTCCTGTATCTGGCGCAAGTGGAACCTCTGCTCCAAGATCCCCAACAGCGTCATGCTCGTCACTGGGTGCGGTGTTTGGGCGTCGGCACTATTTGTTTATTTGCGCTGCTGTTTCACCATGAAAGCGGGGTGATTCCAGCGGTAGTCAGTCTGGCAGCGATCTTCATCGGCTTAACCCTCCGAACCCGTGCCTTTTTGTACGTGGGCACCATCACATTTTTGCTGAATGCGTTTTATCAGCTTGTAATCCTGATCTTTGCCTATTCGCTGTTGAAGTGGATTGTGGGTTTGGTGGCAGGGGTCGCGCTGATCTGGATAGCCGCAACCTTTGAAACCCGACGGGAACAGATGGGATCTCTCCTGCGCCAGTGGTTTGTGGATCTGCAAGATTGGCAGTAGGAGAGGCAAAAGGCGGAGATGGCTCGGATTATCGCTCTTCAATGACTATGGGAAAAGAATAAAAAACGATGCAGTTTCTTTCTAGTTTTCGTCAATTCAGCCGAATAGTCCCAAACGAAATTCCGTCGTTTCAGCCATTCTCTAGCGAGAGTAATTAAAGAGCGTTATACGGAATTCTGCTATGGGGTGACACTTAACCCCACCGCCTGACGGCACCTCCCCTTGCCCTAGACGCGAAGCGGCTTCCCGCAGGGTAGGGTAGATTGGGAGAGATCTCTGAAATAGTGCCACTTTGCGAATCGGATTCAGTATTAGTTGTACAGGCGCGTTCAGCCAACGCCCTCCAGCGAATATCGAATCTTCACAGCAAAACTCGCCCCCATGCACCTTAAATTGATATTAATTAATCGGATTCGATATAAGCCGCTTGTTTACACAAAGCGATCAACACTGGAGGTGAAATAGGGCTCTACCCGAATCGCAATCACCCGCGACGGACGCACCACCATGTATTCGCCTTGGATATTCTTAATCGGAACCGTGATAAATTCGTTCGAATCGAACTTGGGCACGAGCTCGCCGCTATACCACTTTTGAAAATCTTGAATCGTGGGAAATCGCACCTCTTCACGATGCCCCCCTTCTAAAAATAGATGAATGGGGTACTCA
This genomic interval carries:
- a CDS encoding isochorismate synthase — translated: MTVTPYSRQRFQTREELYQFLNRCHKESIRDRRSKIASFSCELDSIDPLIALQELGTPDTIYFYFENGQRQETIAAIGTAAYQNIQGSRRVDAAYEFIQECMESVVSNGLDSPFAGAYFFCSLTFFDQPRSPVSSFFTSNIFLPRWQISRHHERCIVTANLPIHAQSNVQNQTDLVWSHLQRLQVLRHRTLTSSRLDFRKNAGRSQRIQNLSNLDSFKRAVTSILTRIQTQELEKVVLAHAMDIQERSPFSAVRSLKNLRRLYPDCYIFSTGNGNGQSFIGASPERLLSIRDRTLIVDALAGSAPRGSSLSEDAEYANHLLSSDKERREHQLVVQFIQQQLAQHGIAATAPDSPTLLQLSNIQHLHTPICGTVPPMLNPLDLLASLHPTPAVAGIPREQAFQAIQTHESFERSLYAAPLGWLDHHGNGEFVVGIRSALLSGCRAQLYAGAGIVAGSNPEQEASEIQLKLQALLQALD